A region of Prochlorococcus marinus subsp. pastoris str. CCMP1986 DNA encodes the following proteins:
- a CDS encoding alpha-1,2-fucosyltransferase, protein MLFSRIVGGLGNQLFQIAACLKYRNRREKVIISFLGDIHVPKRINCLDYIFVRPNWLCFDNSHNLNLTTQIIAKTSASIRLGSYIPFISINDRNFSLRNNRSSIKKILFLDGYFNQNWTYNSLKDAFMPLKLKPIELNKECLQVCKNDVVIHLRGGDFLKIPNLNICNFEYYKKSISYAISKGYYSFKLISEDQIYGKAILKEIKKCFVGLKIQLLDSYSIKNDFNLIRSSKLAILSNSTFSWWASFLSTSKKEFIVPKNFSIKEKRIILPNETIVN, encoded by the coding sequence ATGCTTTTTTCACGAATAGTAGGTGGACTGGGCAACCAACTGTTCCAGATAGCTGCTTGCTTGAAATATAGAAATCGAAGAGAAAAAGTAATTATTTCTTTCTTAGGAGATATTCATGTTCCTAAAAGAATTAATTGTTTAGATTATATTTTTGTAAGACCTAATTGGCTATGTTTTGATAATTCACATAATTTAAATTTAACAACGCAAATTATTGCTAAAACATCCGCCTCCATAAGATTGGGGAGCTATATACCATTTATAAGTATTAATGATAGAAATTTCAGTTTAAGAAATAATCGTTCTTCTATAAAAAAAATATTATTTTTAGATGGATATTTCAACCAAAACTGGACATACAATAGTTTAAAAGATGCATTTATGCCGTTAAAGTTAAAGCCAATAGAACTTAATAAAGAATGTCTTCAAGTTTGCAAAAACGATGTAGTCATTCATTTAAGGGGTGGTGACTTCCTCAAAATACCAAACTTGAATATTTGTAATTTTGAGTACTATAAAAAATCAATAAGTTACGCCATATCAAAGGGATATTATTCTTTCAAATTAATTTCTGAAGATCAAATATATGGAAAAGCAATTTTAAAAGAAATCAAAAAATGTTTTGTTGGTTTAAAAATACAACTGTTAGATTCTTATTCCATTAAAAATGATTTTAATCTCATCAGATCTTCAAAATTAGCAATCCTAAGTAACAGTACTTTTTCATGGTGGGCGTCTTTTCTATCAACTTCAAAAAAAGAATTTATAGTTCCAAAAAATTTCTCAATAAAAGAAAAACGAATAATTCTTCCAAATGAAACTATAGTAAATTAA
- a CDS encoding TenA family protein → MLLSNTLWESNYELALLSLKSKFVQGLKTGNLPKNIFQEYVAQDYYFLESFSRAYGLAVSKSKVKNSIKVLSQLLVGVSEELILHETYAKEWEIDLSTNYIRPATKNYTDFLYDVSSKLSSVEIMFAMTPCMRLYSWIGKNLSDMIINNPYKEWILTYSDESFDNLAKSLEKIIDNYQEPYDINQAQNLYKKAMELELDFFNAYSNF, encoded by the coding sequence ATGCTTTTATCAAATACTTTATGGGAAAGTAATTATGAGCTTGCCTTATTAAGCTTAAAATCAAAATTTGTTCAAGGTCTCAAAACTGGAAACTTACCAAAAAATATATTTCAAGAATATGTAGCTCAAGATTATTACTTCTTAGAAAGTTTTTCTAGAGCATATGGTTTAGCAGTTTCTAAATCTAAAGTTAAAAATTCAATAAAGGTTTTAAGTCAACTTTTAGTTGGGGTATCAGAGGAATTAATTCTTCATGAGACGTATGCAAAAGAATGGGAGATTGATTTGTCTACTAACTATATAAGACCTGCTACAAAGAACTACACGGATTTCCTTTATGATGTTTCCTCAAAACTAAGTTCAGTTGAAATAATGTTTGCAATGACTCCTTGCATGCGTTTATATTCTTGGATAGGAAAAAATTTATCGGATATGATTATAAATAATCCTTATAAAGAATGGATTCTTACTTACTCCGATGAAAGTTTTGATAATTTAGCAAAATCTCTTGAAAAAATAATTGATAATTACCAAGAACCATATGACATTAATCAGGCTCAGAATTTATATAAAAAAGCCATGGAACTGGAATTAGATTTTTTTAATGCCTATTCAAATTTCTAA
- the arfB gene encoding alternative ribosome rescue aminoacyl-tRNA hydrolase ArfB, with translation MDLIITSRLVIPSKELKWRFSRSSGPGGQKVNKTNTRVEIIFNIEESKVLNDYQKKVLTKKLKTKLVNNCICLAVQEERNQLLNRQIAIKRISSVIRNSLKNSSKIRKATKPSKASQNRRLDSKKKRGELKKNRQIKY, from the coding sequence ATGGATTTAATTATTACTTCCAGATTAGTAATTCCTTCAAAAGAATTAAAATGGCGTTTTTCTAGATCATCTGGCCCGGGAGGTCAAAAAGTAAATAAAACTAATACTAGAGTAGAAATTATTTTTAATATCGAAGAATCAAAAGTCTTAAATGATTATCAAAAGAAAGTTTTAACGAAAAAATTGAAAACCAAATTAGTCAATAACTGTATATGTCTAGCCGTCCAGGAAGAAAGGAATCAATTACTTAATAGACAAATAGCTATAAAAAGAATTAGCTCAGTAATTAGAAATTCCTTAAAAAATTCATCCAAAATTAGAAAAGCTACAAAACCATCTAAAGCTTCTCAAAATAGAAGGCTTGACTCCAAAAAAAAACGGGGAGAACTAAAAAAGAATCGACAAATAAAATATTAA
- a CDS encoding CPBP family intramembrane glutamic endopeptidase, translating to MSYIFKTIKIIIKNFLIFRPRIILTILFIPLLYLLGWILAKPLIFIGIGKENISLIGTIFTFSLFVISIPKWFEIRWGCNNPWVKLGINKIDKKENRFFYFIKGLLYSIILLSLILIPIVRNQWGNWLGTVSPNIFLNSLLLIIGIGFVEELIFRGWLLEELKNQVGFKKGLIFQALVFSFVHIGFDMPFWQMISILFGLFLLGIVLSIIRIKDENSLWGCAGLHGGLVGIWFLMNNGLIEISKDAPIWLVGPGNINTNPLGGFYGITLLIMMFFYNLFKYKNKIINLNNDK from the coding sequence ATGTCCTATATCTTCAAAACAATAAAAATAATAATTAAAAATTTCTTAATTTTTAGACCAAGAATAATATTAACAATTTTATTTATACCTCTTCTTTATCTATTGGGTTGGATTCTGGCAAAGCCATTAATTTTTATTGGGATAGGGAAAGAAAATATATCTTTAATTGGCACCATCTTTACATTCTCATTATTTGTTATTTCAATACCTAAATGGTTTGAAATTCGCTGGGGATGTAATAATCCATGGGTAAAATTAGGTATAAACAAAATTGATAAGAAAGAAAATAGATTTTTTTATTTTATAAAGGGTTTATTGTATTCAATTATTTTGTTATCACTAATCTTAATTCCAATTGTTAGAAATCAATGGGGTAATTGGTTAGGGACAGTATCTCCTAATATATTTTTAAATTCTCTACTTTTAATAATTGGAATAGGTTTTGTAGAAGAGCTCATTTTTAGAGGTTGGCTTTTAGAAGAATTAAAAAATCAAGTTGGTTTTAAAAAAGGCCTAATTTTTCAAGCATTAGTTTTTAGTTTTGTACATATTGGATTTGATATGCCTTTTTGGCAAATGATTAGCATTCTTTTCGGACTATTTCTACTTGGTATTGTGTTATCAATTATAAGAATAAAGGATGAGAATTCTTTATGGGGTTGCGCTGGCCTTCATGGAGGGCTCGTAGGTATATGGTTTCTAATGAATAATGGTTTAATAGAAATATCAAAAGATGCTCCAATTTGGTTAGTAGGCCCAGGGAATATAAATACGAATCCTCTAGGCGGATTTTATGGAATAACATTATTAATAATGATGTTTTTTTATAATTTATTTAAGTACAAAAACAAGATTATTAATTTGAATAATGACAAATAA
- the thiD gene encoding bifunctional hydroxymethylpyrimidine kinase/phosphomethylpyrimidine kinase, with product MYSNIALSIGGSDSGGGAGIQADLRTFMALKVHGCSVITCVTAQNSVQVKCVEPLKKDTLTSQIDTLFSDFDIKSLKTGMLLNDSIINATALKLKSFSIPKIIDPVMVSRTGSKLLEDSAINAYKKLLLPIADLVTPNIFEANLLSNLDIKNQVDIEQSAKSIIKLGAKAVLIKGGGLKDMKGRDFYLDVNGGKKWFINKFINTQNTHCSGCTLSAAICGYQALGFDLIESIQKSKIFIERSLKNSYQIGSGPGPLGHYQSL from the coding sequence ATGTATTCTAATATTGCTCTTTCAATAGGTGGTAGTGATTCAGGAGGAGGTGCAGGGATTCAAGCTGATTTAAGAACTTTTATGGCGCTTAAAGTCCATGGATGTTCTGTGATCACATGTGTTACTGCTCAAAATAGTGTACAGGTAAAATGTGTAGAACCTCTAAAGAAGGATACTTTGACAAGCCAGATTGATACCTTATTTTCAGATTTTGATATCAAATCTTTAAAAACTGGAATGTTGCTAAACGATAGTATTATTAATGCAACAGCCCTAAAACTGAAATCTTTTTCTATTCCAAAGATTATTGACCCAGTAATGGTAAGTAGAACTGGTTCTAAATTACTTGAGGATTCTGCAATTAATGCTTATAAAAAGTTACTTTTACCAATTGCTGATTTAGTAACTCCAAATATTTTTGAAGCAAATCTTCTGTCAAATTTGGATATTAAAAATCAGGTAGATATAGAGCAATCTGCAAAAAGTATTATTAAACTCGGTGCTAAAGCAGTTTTAATCAAAGGTGGTGGATTGAAGGATATGAAAGGGAGGGACTTTTATCTTGATGTCAATGGAGGGAAAAAGTGGTTCATAAATAAATTTATTAATACTCAAAATACGCATTGTAGTGGATGTACTTTAAGTGCTGCAATTTGTGGCTATCAAGCATTAGGATTTGATCTTATCGAGTCAATTCAAAAATCAAAAATTTTTATTGAAAGATCCTTGAAGAACTCTTATCAAATCGGATCAGGCCCAGGACCTCTTGGACATTACCAATCACTCTGA
- the pip gene encoding prolyl aminopeptidase has protein sequence MKENLFPSIEPREKGFLQVSKIHSIYWERSGNPKGKKILVIHGGPGGGSQPRYRRYFNPEKFDIVQFDQRGCGYSRPFSELRENTTGDLVNDIEKLRVNLKIDYWHLFGGSWGSTLALIYAIKNPSRVLSMTLRGIFLCRKFELLWFYQYGASEIFPEEFEKYIAVIPKDERVDLIVSFYKYLTSPDIELRSKAAAAWTNWELSTSHLIKRDIDVGKSKINSFSDAFARIECHYFINKIFLEENFILKNAKIIESIPTKIIQGRYDVVCPVRSAWDLSRKLINSELIIVDDAGHSMSEKGITLKLLDSVERLESF, from the coding sequence ATGAAAGAAAATTTATTCCCATCCATCGAACCAAGAGAAAAGGGTTTTTTACAAGTAAGTAAGATTCATTCTATTTATTGGGAAAGATCTGGAAATCCAAAAGGTAAAAAGATATTAGTAATTCATGGTGGCCCTGGAGGAGGAAGTCAGCCAAGATATAGGCGATATTTTAATCCTGAAAAATTTGATATTGTTCAATTTGATCAAAGAGGCTGCGGTTATTCAAGACCTTTTTCAGAATTAAGAGAAAATACAACAGGCGACTTAGTAAATGATATTGAAAAATTAAGAGTAAATTTGAAAATAGATTATTGGCATTTGTTTGGGGGTTCATGGGGTTCTACTCTAGCTTTAATTTATGCAATTAAAAATCCATCAAGAGTCTTAAGTATGACCTTAAGAGGAATATTTTTATGTAGAAAATTTGAACTCTTATGGTTTTATCAATATGGCGCAAGTGAGATATTTCCTGAAGAGTTTGAAAAATATATTGCAGTAATTCCTAAGGATGAAAGGGTTGACTTGATAGTTTCTTTTTACAAATATCTAACCTCCCCAGATATTGAACTTAGATCAAAAGCTGCTGCTGCCTGGACAAATTGGGAACTTTCCACAAGCCATCTTATAAAAAGAGATATTGATGTTGGTAAAAGTAAAATTAATTCCTTTTCAGATGCTTTTGCAAGAATAGAGTGTCATTATTTTATAAATAAGATCTTCCTAGAAGAAAATTTTATTTTGAAAAATGCAAAGATTATAGAATCCATACCAACTAAAATAATTCAGGGTAGATATGACGTAGTTTGTCCTGTAAGGAGTGCTTGGGACCTTAGTAGAAAATTAATAAATTCAGAGTTAATAATCGTAGATGATGCTGGTCATTCAATGAGCGAAAAAGGCATCACATTAAAATTATTAGATTCAGTTGAAAGATTAGAAAGTTTTTAG
- a CDS encoding glycosyltransferase family 2 protein has translation MKKIIDQKRTTLLFNIVVPVFNSEKYIERCLNSIVKQSYKKFQVQVVDDCSSDSSYEIAYSICEQNKNFKLFRNNRRIGALNNIFNLLHTKVKEPSKTIDVIIDGDDYLYSSDVLNVIEEKYFKTNCLITYGSHVSSKGVQGKKYPRFIREFNLFRKYFWYASHLKTFRHDLWLSINPQDFLNKNREYFSVASDLAIMFPMLEMAGNRQEFISEILYCYNDKNPISDHKIRRKEQILSAKEIRQKKRYNRRIFN, from the coding sequence TTGAAAAAAATAATAGATCAAAAAAGAACAACCCTTCTATTTAATATTGTTGTTCCTGTCTTTAATTCAGAGAAATATATAGAAAGATGCCTTAATTCAATAGTAAAACAATCATATAAAAAATTTCAAGTACAAGTGGTTGATGATTGTTCTAGTGATTCTTCTTATGAGATTGCATACTCTATATGCGAACAGAATAAAAATTTCAAACTTTTTAGGAATAATAGAAGAATTGGTGCATTAAACAATATATTCAACTTACTTCATACAAAGGTAAAAGAACCTTCAAAAACTATAGATGTGATAATTGATGGAGATGATTATTTATATAGCAGTGATGTACTTAATGTTATTGAGGAAAAGTATTTTAAAACAAATTGCTTAATTACTTATGGTTCTCATGTATCATCCAAAGGTGTTCAAGGGAAAAAATATCCTAGATTCATTAGGGAATTTAATTTATTTAGAAAATACTTTTGGTACGCTTCCCATTTAAAAACATTTAGACATGATTTATGGTTATCTATTAATCCTCAAGATTTTCTTAATAAGAATCGAGAATACTTTTCTGTGGCATCGGATTTAGCAATAATGTTCCCAATGCTAGAAATGGCGGGAAATAGACAAGAGTTTATAAGTGAAATTCTCTATTGTTACAACGATAAAAATCCCATAAGCGATCATAAGATAAGAAGAAAAGAGCAAATATTATCAGCAAAAGAGATAAGGCAAAAAAAAAGATATAATAGGAGAATTTTTAATTAG
- a CDS encoding DUF1651 domain-containing protein, translating to MKKEYDFWLIDSNSVGVIRFYKKNENKEDLIEFMFIEEGLVMGIHGENPPLMKTRKEMKIQDARLFWKKLINEGWEKTNPKW from the coding sequence ATGAAAAAAGAATATGATTTTTGGTTAATTGATTCTAACTCAGTTGGAGTAATTCGTTTTTATAAAAAAAACGAAAATAAAGAGGATTTGATCGAATTTATGTTTATTGAAGAGGGCCTCGTCATGGGTATTCATGGAGAAAATCCACCTTTAATGAAAACAAGAAAAGAAATGAAGATCCAAGATGCAAGATTATTTTGGAAAAAATTAATAAATGAAGGATGGGAAAAAACCAATCCTAAATGGTAA
- a CDS encoding DUF1330 domain-containing protein, with amino-acid sequence MDKKGAKGYWISTAKIINQELFDEYVNKVAPWLKEVGGEVFAKDIEPLGKERTEDSNLAVICEFPSMRVAVEAFESEEYRELSKLRRKATENSTFTIMEGLDEAAKLRRAMGK; translated from the coding sequence ATGGATAAAAAAGGAGCAAAAGGCTATTGGATATCAACAGCAAAAATAATTAATCAGGAATTATTTGATGAGTATGTAAATAAAGTTGCTCCATGGCTAAAAGAAGTTGGTGGGGAAGTATTTGCAAAAGATATAGAACCATTAGGAAAGGAACGAACTGAGGATTCTAATTTAGCTGTTATTTGTGAATTTCCTTCCATGAGGGTAGCAGTTGAAGCTTTTGAATCTGAAGAATATAGAGAACTTTCAAAGTTGAGAAGAAAAGCAACTGAGAATTCTACCTTTACAATAATGGAAGGTTTAGATGAAGCTGCAAAATTAAGAAGAGCGATGGGGAAATAA